A DNA window from Streptomyces bacillaris contains the following coding sequences:
- the rpsA gene encoding 30S ribosomal protein S1: MTSSTETTATTPQVAVNDIGDADAFLAAIDETIKYFNDGDIVDGVIVKVDRDEVLLDIGYKTEGVIPSRELSIKHDVDPNEVVKVGDEIEALVLQKEDKEGRLILSKKRAQYERAWGTIEKIKEEDGIVTGTVIEVVKGGLILDIGLRGFLPASLVEMRRVRDLQPYVGKELEAKIIELDKNRNNVVLSRRAWLEQTQSEVRQTFLTTLQKGQVRSGVVSSIVNFGAFVDLGGVDGLVHVSELSWKHIDHPSEVVEVGQEVTVEVLDVDMDRERVSLSLKATQEDPWQQFARTHQIGQVVPGKVTKLVPFGAFVRVDEGIEGLVHISELAERHVEIPEQVVQVNDEIFVKVIDIDLERRRISLSLKQANESFGGDPASVEFDPTLYGMAASYDDQGNYIYPEGFDPETNDWLEGFEAQREVWETQYAEAQQRFEQHQAQVIKSREADEAAAAEGAAAPAGAAPAASGGSGGGSYSSESADNSGALASDEALAALREKLAGGQS, encoded by the coding sequence ATGACGAGCAGCACCGAGACCACCGCCACCACTCCGCAGGTTGCGGTCAACGACATCGGCGACGCGGACGCGTTCCTCGCGGCGATCGACGAGACGATCAAGTACTTCAACGACGGCGACATCGTTGACGGTGTCATCGTCAAGGTTGACCGGGACGAGGTTCTCCTCGACATCGGTTACAAGACCGAAGGTGTCATCCCGAGCCGCGAGCTCTCGATCAAGCACGACGTCGACCCGAACGAGGTCGTCAAGGTCGGCGACGAGATCGAGGCCCTGGTTCTCCAGAAGGAGGACAAGGAAGGCCGCCTGATCCTCTCGAAGAAGCGCGCTCAGTACGAGCGTGCCTGGGGCACCATCGAGAAGATCAAGGAAGAGGACGGCATCGTCACCGGTACCGTCATCGAGGTCGTCAAGGGTGGTCTCATCCTCGACATCGGCCTCCGCGGCTTCCTCCCGGCGTCGCTCGTCGAGATGCGTCGTGTCCGCGACCTCCAGCCCTACGTGGGCAAGGAGCTCGAGGCGAAGATCATTGAGCTGGACAAGAACCGCAACAACGTGGTCCTGTCCCGCCGTGCCTGGCTCGAGCAGACCCAGTCCGAGGTTCGCCAGACGTTCCTCACCACCCTGCAGAAGGGTCAGGTCCGCTCCGGCGTCGTCTCCTCGATTGTCAACTTCGGTGCCTTCGTGGACCTGGGCGGCGTCGACGGTCTCGTGCACGTCTCCGAGCTCTCCTGGAAGCACATCGACCACCCCTCCGAGGTCGTCGAGGTCGGTCAGGAAGTCACCGTCGAGGTCCTCGACGTCGACATGGACCGCGAGCGCGTCTCCCTGTCGCTCAAGGCGACGCAGGAAGACCCGTGGCAGCAGTTCGCCCGGACGCACCAGATCGGTCAGGTCGTCCCGGGTAAGGTCACCAAGCTCGTTCCGTTCGGTGCGTTCGTCCGCGTCGACGAGGGCATCGAGGGTCTGGTCCACATCTCCGAGCTGGCCGAGCGCCACGTGGAGATCCCGGAGCAGGTCGTCCAGGTCAACGACGAGATCTTCGTCAAGGTCATCGACATCGACCTCGAGCGCCGCCGCATCAGCCTCTCGCTGAAGCAGGCCAACGAGTCCTTCGGTGGCGACCCGGCCTCGGTCGAGTTCGACCCGACCCTGTACGGCATGGCCGCGTCCTACGACGACCAGGGCAACTACATCTACCCCGAGGGCTTCGACCCCGAGACCAACGACTGGCTCGAGGGCTTCGAGGCGCAGCGCGAGGTCTGGGAGACCCAGTACGCCGAGGCGCAGCAGCGCTTCGAGCAGCACCAGGCCCAGGTCATCAAGAGCCGCGAGGCCGACGAGGCCGCCGCTGCCGAGGGCGCTGCCGCCCCGGCCGGCGCCGCTCCGGCCGCCTCGGGCGGCTCCGGTGGCGGTTCGTACTCCTCGGAGTCGGCGGACAACTCCGGCGCCCTGGCGTCGGACGAGGCCCTGGCCGCGCTGCGCGAGAAGCTGGCGGGCGGCCAGAGCTGA
- a CDS encoding right-handed parallel beta-helix repeat-containing protein codes for MRPRTPLTALLTAVLASGGLVLTGAGPAHAAVIDVSTAAQLKSALTTVSPGDTIRLADGTYTGNFKATRPGTSGARIILTGSSRAVLTAGGGYGLHLNGASYWTVHGVTIKGGQKGIMADAANGVVIDSVTVHDLDMEGVHFRKSSRDGVLKNSRIYDTGQNGRGMGEGVYVGTANDLTDRSDNAQILNNTIGPDVRGENVDIKEGTTGARIIGNTFDGSGLTGANYDDSWVDVKGNDVLVEGNRGTRTTNNGYETHTQRPGWGCGTVFRNNTSDLTGATGDRRLAINVTNNSATCRTTVHASNTVTGGNGLTNIAVTP; via the coding sequence ATGCGCCCCCGCACCCCCCTCACCGCCCTGCTGACCGCCGTCCTCGCCTCCGGCGGGCTGGTCCTGACCGGCGCCGGGCCCGCGCACGCGGCCGTGATCGACGTGTCCACCGCCGCCCAGCTGAAGTCGGCGCTCACCACCGTCTCCCCCGGCGACACGATCCGGCTCGCCGACGGCACCTACACCGGGAACTTCAAGGCCACCCGTCCCGGCACCTCCGGCGCCCGTATCATCCTCACCGGCTCCAGCAGGGCCGTCCTGACGGCGGGCGGCGGCTACGGGCTGCACCTCAACGGCGCCTCGTACTGGACGGTCCACGGGGTGACCATCAAGGGCGGCCAGAAGGGGATCATGGCCGACGCGGCGAACGGCGTCGTCATCGACTCGGTCACCGTCCACGACCTCGACATGGAGGGCGTCCACTTCCGCAAGTCCAGCCGCGACGGCGTGCTGAAGAACTCCCGCATCTACGACACGGGGCAGAACGGGCGCGGGATGGGCGAGGGCGTGTACGTCGGGACGGCGAACGACCTCACCGACCGGAGCGACAACGCGCAGATCCTGAACAACACCATCGGGCCGGATGTCCGCGGCGAGAACGTCGACATCAAGGAAGGCACCACCGGCGCCCGGATCATCGGCAACACCTTCGACGGCAGCGGGCTCACCGGCGCCAACTACGACGACTCCTGGGTCGATGTGAAGGGCAACGACGTCCTGGTGGAGGGCAATCGGGGCACCCGTACCACCAACAACGGCTACGAGACCCACACCCAGCGGCCCGGATGGGGCTGCGGCACCGTCTTCCGCAACAACACCTCGGACCTGACCGGCGCCACCGGGGACCGCCGGCTCGCCATCAACGTCACCAACAACAGCGCCACCTGCCGCACCACGGTCCACGCGAGCAACACCGTCACCGGAGGCAACGGACTCACCAACATCGCTGTCACGCCCTGA
- a CDS encoding PAC2 family protein, whose translation MPDPQSLYEWEPKGLAVVDMALAQESAGLVMLYHFDGYIDAGETGEQIVEGLLETLPHQVVARFDHDRLVDYRARRPLLTFRRDRWTAFEAPTLEVRVVQDATGAPFLLLSGPEPDVEWERFAAAVEQIVERLGVRLTVNFHGIPMGVPHTRPVGITPHGNRTDLMPGHRSPFDEAQVPGSAESLIEYRLMEAGHDVLGVATHVPHYVARSAYPDAALTALEAITAATGLVLPALAHSLRTEAHRTQTEIDRQIRQGDEELVSLVEGLEHQYDAVAGSETRGNLVAEPVDLPSADEIGREFERFLAEREGDG comes from the coding sequence GTGCCTGATCCGCAGAGTTTGTACGAATGGGAGCCGAAGGGCCTGGCCGTCGTCGACATGGCGCTGGCCCAGGAGTCGGCCGGCCTGGTCATGCTCTACCACTTCGACGGATACATCGACGCGGGCGAGACCGGCGAGCAGATCGTCGAGGGCCTGCTCGAAACGCTGCCCCACCAGGTCGTGGCCCGCTTCGACCACGACCGGCTCGTCGACTACCGGGCCCGGCGCCCCCTGCTGACCTTCCGGCGCGACCGCTGGACCGCCTTCGAGGCCCCGACCCTGGAGGTCCGGGTCGTCCAGGACGCCACCGGAGCGCCCTTCCTGCTGCTGTCGGGCCCGGAGCCGGACGTGGAGTGGGAGCGGTTCGCCGCCGCCGTCGAGCAGATCGTCGAGCGCCTCGGCGTCCGCCTCACGGTCAACTTCCACGGCATCCCCATGGGCGTCCCGCACACCCGCCCCGTCGGCATCACCCCGCACGGCAACCGCACCGACCTGATGCCGGGCCACCGCAGCCCCTTCGACGAGGCCCAGGTACCCGGCTCGGCGGAGTCCCTCATCGAGTACCGGCTGATGGAGGCCGGCCACGACGTCCTCGGGGTCGCCACCCACGTCCCGCACTACGTGGCCCGCTCCGCCTACCCGGACGCGGCCCTGACCGCGCTGGAGGCGATCACCGCCGCGACCGGCCTGGTCCTGCCCGCCCTCGCGCACTCCCTGCGCACCGAGGCCCACCGCACCCAGACCGAGATCGACCGGCAGATCCGCCAGGGCGACGAGGAACTGGTCTCCCTCGTCGAGGGCCTGGAGCACCAGTACGACGCGGTCGCCGGCTCCGAGACGCGCGGCAACCTGGTCGCCGAACCGGTGGACCTGCCCTCCGCCGACGAGATCGGCCGCGAGTTCGAGCGCTTCCTCGCGGAGCGGGAGGGCGACGGCTGA
- a CDS encoding tetratricopeptide repeat protein: MPESNPETHVIDFRAAEQLLDARDPRGAVKLLDSVIAAHPENTAARLLRARAFFAAAQLRPAELEFELVLEREPDNAFAHYALARTFERAGRPDAATRHFRLAAALDPKPEYLKAARFEAED; the protein is encoded by the coding sequence GTGCCCGAGAGCAACCCGGAAACCCATGTCATCGACTTCCGGGCGGCCGAGCAGCTGCTCGACGCCCGGGACCCCCGGGGCGCGGTCAAACTCCTCGACTCGGTGATCGCCGCCCACCCGGAGAACACCGCCGCCCGGCTGCTCCGGGCCCGCGCCTTCTTCGCCGCCGCCCAACTGCGCCCGGCCGAGCTGGAGTTCGAGCTGGTGCTGGAGCGCGAGCCGGACAACGCCTTCGCCCACTACGCCCTGGCCCGCACCTTCGAGCGGGCGGGGCGCCCGGACGCGGCGACGCGGCACTTCCGGCTCGCGGCGGCGCTCGACCCGAAGCCGGAGTATCTGAAGGCGGCCCGGTTCGAGGCCGAGGACTGA
- a CDS encoding class I SAM-dependent methyltransferase, producing MSESPVREGYAGTGPGAITPDGCAVELYRRLAVGAEPDVIASVAPPGASILELGCGAGRVTHPLVERGFAVTAVDESAEMLAHIVGARTVRSPIETLDLGTERFDVVLLGSFLVHAGEHRVRDGMLRVCRRQVKDDGIVLIQREGVAHRSELPWERVDASGCRIRIVSAEPVGDGVRSVRAEYDVGDVRWTQTFRSRELSDGQLAGHLAAAGLTVDRALTDDGTWLLARSLGRPASSADPRLL from the coding sequence ATGAGCGAATCACCGGTGCGTGAGGGATACGCGGGGACGGGCCCGGGAGCCATCACTCCGGACGGCTGCGCCGTCGAGCTGTACCGGCGGCTCGCCGTCGGCGCCGAGCCGGACGTGATCGCCTCGGTGGCCCCGCCCGGCGCGAGCATCCTGGAGCTGGGCTGCGGCGCGGGCCGGGTGACCCACCCGCTCGTCGAGCGCGGCTTCGCCGTGACGGCGGTGGACGAGTCGGCGGAGATGCTGGCGCACATCGTCGGCGCGCGCACGGTGCGCAGCCCCATCGAGACGCTGGACCTCGGCACCGAGCGCTTCGACGTCGTGCTGCTCGGCTCGTTCCTGGTCCACGCGGGCGAGCACCGGGTGCGGGACGGCATGCTGCGCGTCTGCCGCCGGCAGGTGAAGGACGACGGGATCGTCCTCATCCAGCGCGAGGGCGTGGCCCACCGCTCGGAGCTGCCGTGGGAGCGGGTCGACGCCTCCGGCTGCCGTATCCGGATCGTCTCCGCCGAGCCGGTGGGGGACGGGGTGAGGTCGGTGCGCGCGGAGTACGACGTCGGTGACGTCCGGTGGACCCAGACGTTCCGGTCACGCGAGCTGTCCGACGGGCAGCTCGCCGGACACCTGGCGGCGGCGGGGCTGACGGTGGACCGCGCCCTCACCGACGACGGCACCTGGCTGCTGGCCCGCTCTCTCGGCCGACCCGCCTCCTCCGCTGATCCGCGGCTTCTGTGA
- the coaE gene encoding dephospho-CoA kinase, protein MLKVGLTGGIGAGKSEVSRLLVSYGAVLIDSDRIAREVVEPGTPGLAAVVEEFGPDILAPDGTLDRAALGAVVFADPDRRAALNAIVHPLVGARAAELEREAGAEAVVIHDVPLLAENGLAPLYDLVVVVDASAETQLDRLVNLRGMTESDARARMAAQATREERLAVADLTVDNDGPLEALEPQVRGVWEELLRRAAATTG, encoded by the coding sequence ATGCTGAAAGTGGGCCTGACCGGCGGGATCGGCGCCGGCAAGAGCGAAGTGTCGCGGCTGCTCGTCTCGTACGGGGCCGTGCTGATCGACTCCGACCGGATCGCGCGCGAGGTCGTCGAGCCCGGAACCCCCGGACTCGCGGCCGTGGTCGAGGAGTTCGGGCCGGACATCCTGGCCCCCGACGGGACCCTGGACCGTGCGGCGCTCGGCGCGGTCGTCTTCGCCGACCCGGACCGCCGCGCCGCGCTCAACGCGATCGTCCACCCCCTGGTCGGCGCCCGCGCCGCCGAGCTGGAGCGGGAGGCGGGCGCGGAGGCCGTCGTCATCCATGACGTACCGCTGCTGGCCGAGAACGGCCTCGCGCCCCTCTACGACCTGGTCGTCGTCGTGGACGCGTCCGCCGAGACCCAGCTCGACCGGCTGGTGAACCTGCGCGGAATGACCGAGTCCGACGCGCGTGCCCGGATGGCCGCCCAGGCGACCCGCGAGGAACGCCTCGCCGTCGCCGATCTGACCGTGGACAACGACGGACCGCTGGAGGCCCTGGAGCCGCAGGTCCGCGGGGTCTGGGAGGAACTGCTGCGCCGGGCGGCCGCCACCACCGGCTGA
- a CDS encoding ATP-dependent RNA helicase — protein MIRTEALDRLPVRTAVPALERALDDRGVAVLCAPPGTGKTTLVPLVLAGLTGDGPVRRVVVAEPRRIAARAAARRMAWLLGERPGGRVGFTVRGERVVGPDTVVEVVTTGVLLQRLQRDQELAGVDVVIIDECHERHLDADTVAAFLLDVREAIRPDLRLVAASATTDAEGWARLLGDAPVVEAEGVSYPVEVVWAPPARPVKPPHGMRVDPALLTHVAATVRRALGEREGDVLCFLPGVGEIARVAGQLAGVDAEVLQVHGRAPAAVQDAVLAGSSGVRRVVLATSVAESSLTVPGVRVVVDSGLAREPRTDHARGLSALTTVRASQAAGRQRAGRAGREAAGAVYRCWEQAEDGRLSRFPTPEIKVADLAAFALQAACWGDPEASSLALLDPPPAGAMAAAREVLGAIGAVDAAGRVTDRGVRMSRLGLHPRLARALLDGAAEVGARRAAEVVALLSEEPPREYGDDLAAALRTARRGQDGYAGRWKQEVRRLSAQVDGAGSGTGTGKSPGTGSGAAPGTGAGSRSGSGSGAAPGTSAGSRSGSGSGAVPGTSAGSGSGEGRSDDAVVGLVAALAFPERVARARGEGAFLMVSGTGAELGDSSRLRSAPWLAVAVADRPAHAASARVRLAAVIDEGTALLAAGQLRVRGEEVRWADGDVVARSVARVGAVELAVRPLKQPDPELVRGALLEGLEREGLGLLRWSRDSEQLRLRLAFLHRVVGAPWPDVSDGALLADPGAWLEPELSRARRRADLGRIDAGQALRRLLPWATGEAVRLDELAPERIEVPSGSRIRIEYGGEQPVLAVKLQELFGLAETPRVAGVPVLVHLLSPAGRPAAVTADLASFWQDGYKAVRAELRGRYPKHPWPEDPATVQATRYTSARLKRS, from the coding sequence GTGATCCGCACCGAAGCCCTGGACCGCCTCCCCGTCCGCACCGCCGTCCCCGCCCTGGAGCGCGCGCTCGACGACCGGGGCGTCGCCGTCCTCTGCGCCCCGCCCGGCACCGGCAAGACGACCCTCGTGCCGCTGGTCCTGGCCGGGCTGACCGGGGACGGGCCGGTGCGGCGGGTCGTGGTGGCCGAGCCGCGGCGGATCGCCGCGCGGGCGGCGGCGCGGCGGATGGCCTGGCTGCTCGGGGAGCGGCCGGGCGGCCGGGTCGGCTTCACCGTGCGCGGCGAGCGCGTGGTGGGCCCGGACACCGTGGTGGAGGTCGTGACCACCGGGGTGCTGCTCCAGCGGCTCCAGCGCGACCAGGAGCTGGCCGGGGTGGACGTGGTGATCATCGACGAGTGCCACGAGCGCCATCTGGACGCGGACACGGTGGCCGCCTTCCTCCTCGACGTACGGGAGGCGATCCGGCCCGATCTGCGGCTGGTGGCGGCCTCCGCGACGACGGACGCGGAGGGGTGGGCGCGGCTGCTGGGCGATGCCCCGGTGGTCGAGGCCGAGGGGGTCTCGTATCCGGTGGAGGTGGTCTGGGCGCCGCCCGCGCGGCCGGTGAAGCCTCCGCACGGGATGCGCGTCGATCCGGCGTTGCTGACGCATGTGGCGGCGACTGTGCGGCGGGCGCTCGGTGAGCGGGAGGGGGACGTGCTCTGCTTCCTGCCGGGTGTCGGGGAGATCGCGCGGGTGGCCGGGCAGCTGGCCGGGGTGGACGCGGAGGTGCTCCAGGTGCACGGGCGCGCCCCGGCCGCCGTGCAGGACGCGGTGCTGGCCGGGTCGTCCGGCGTACGGCGGGTGGTGCTGGCGACCTCGGTGGCGGAGTCGTCGCTGACGGTGCCCGGCGTGCGGGTCGTCGTCGACTCGGGTCTGGCCCGCGAGCCCCGTACCGACCATGCCCGGGGGCTGAGTGCCCTGACCACCGTACGGGCCTCGCAGGCGGCCGGGCGGCAGCGGGCGGGCCGGGCGGGGCGGGAGGCGGCCGGTGCGGTGTACCGGTGCTGGGAGCAGGCCGAGGACGGGCGGCTCTCGCGCTTCCCGACCCCGGAGATCAAGGTGGCCGACCTCGCCGCGTTCGCGCTGCAGGCGGCGTGCTGGGGCGATCCGGAGGCCTCCTCGCTCGCCCTGCTGGACCCGCCGCCCGCCGGGGCGATGGCCGCCGCCCGGGAGGTGCTGGGAGCGATCGGGGCCGTGGACGCGGCGGGCCGGGTCACCGACCGGGGCGTACGGATGTCCCGCCTCGGGCTGCACCCCCGGCTGGCGCGGGCGCTCCTCGACGGGGCCGCGGAGGTCGGGGCGCGGCGGGCGGCGGAGGTGGTGGCGCTGCTGAGCGAGGAGCCGCCGAGGGAGTACGGGGACGATCTGGCGGCGGCGCTGCGGACGGCCCGCCGGGGCCAGGACGGGTACGCGGGCCGCTGGAAGCAGGAGGTGCGGCGGCTGTCGGCCCAGGTGGACGGCGCGGGCTCCGGCACCGGCACCGGGAAATCGCCGGGCACGGGCTCCGGGGCCGCGCCAGGTACAGGGGCGGGCTCCAGGTCCGGTTCGGGCTCCGGGGCCGCGCCGGGCACAAGCGCGGGCTCCAGGTCCGGTTCGGGCTCCGGGGCCGTGCCGGGCACAAGCGCGGGCTCCGGCTCCGGTGAGGGGCGCTCCGATGACGCCGTTGTCGGGCTCGTCGCCGCCCTGGCCTTTCCCGAGCGGGTGGCGCGGGCCCGGGGCGAGGGGGCGTTCCTCATGGTGTCGGGGACGGGCGCGGAGCTGGGGGACTCCTCGCGGCTGCGCAGCGCGCCCTGGCTCGCCGTCGCCGTCGCGGACCGGCCCGCCCACGCGGCCTCGGCGCGCGTACGGCTGGCGGCGGTGATCGACGAGGGGACCGCGCTCCTGGCCGCCGGGCAGCTGCGGGTGCGCGGCGAGGAGGTCCGGTGGGCCGACGGTGATGTGGTGGCCCGGTCGGTGGCCCGGGTGGGGGCGGTGGAGCTGGCGGTCCGCCCGCTGAAGCAGCCCGATCCGGAGCTGGTGCGCGGGGCCCTGCTGGAGGGGCTGGAACGGGAGGGGCTCGGGCTGCTGCGGTGGAGCCGGGACAGTGAGCAGTTGCGGCTGCGGCTGGCGTTCCTGCACCGGGTGGTGGGGGCGCCGTGGCCGGACGTGTCGGACGGGGCGCTCCTCGCGGACCCGGGCGCCTGGCTGGAGCCGGAGCTGTCCCGGGCCCGCCGCAGGGCGGACCTGGGGCGGATCGACGCGGGCCAGGCGCTGCGCCGGCTGCTGCCGTGGGCGACGGGCGAGGCCGTACGGCTGGACGAGCTGGCGCCGGAGCGGATCGAGGTGCCGAGCGGCTCCCGTATCCGTATCGAGTACGGCGGCGAACAGCCCGTACTGGCGGTGAAACTCCAGGAGTTGTTCGGGCTGGCCGAGACGCCCCGGGTGGCCGGGGTGCCGGTCCTGGTCCACCTCCTCTCCCCCGCCGGGCGACCCGCGGCCGTGACGGCGGACCTGGCGTCGTTCTGGCAGGACGGCTACAAGGCCGTACGCGCGGAGCTGCGCGGCCGCTACCCGAAGCATCCGTGGCCGGAGGACCCCGCGACCGTACAGGCGACGCGGTACACCTCGGCGCGGCTCAAGCGCTCGTAG
- a CDS encoding DUF6343 family protein has protein sequence MLEGEVIAMRTGSEPATARSPLRLRLWLSLWGTFWALFGLLAFSLTGRPGWAVACAVLLALTVLDLCVVTYRMRQGAHYQPGRDVPPYEPDRGGRPQWRRPDPGDGTKPP, from the coding sequence ATGCTGGAGGGTGAGGTGATCGCCATGCGTACCGGCAGTGAGCCCGCGACCGCCCGCAGTCCGCTGCGGCTACGGCTCTGGCTGAGTCTCTGGGGGACGTTCTGGGCGCTCTTCGGCCTGCTGGCCTTCTCGCTGACCGGGCGGCCGGGCTGGGCGGTGGCGTGCGCGGTGCTCCTGGCCCTCACGGTGCTGGACCTCTGCGTGGTCACGTACCGCATGCGTCAGGGGGCGCACTACCAGCCGGGGCGGGACGTGCCGCCGTACGAACCCGACCGGGGCGGCCGCCCCCAGTGGCGCAGGCCGGACCCCGGGGACGGCACGAAACCTCCGTGA
- a CDS encoding class I SAM-dependent methyltransferase gives MSQEIHGTHSGEPAEPEATRRAADEAESSRASRGWWDRNADEYQNDHGGFLGDDRFVWGPEGLDEAEAGLLGPAASLKGLDILEIGAGAAQCSRWLAAQGARPVALDLSHRQLQHALRIGEGIPLVEADAGRLPFRDASFDLACSAYGAVPFVADPVRVFREVHRVLRPGGRWVFSVTHPIRWAFPDEPGPEGLSVAASYFDRVPYVEQDEDGNAVYVEHHRTLGDRVRDVVAGGFRLLDLVEPEWPEWNDQEWGGWSPLRGNLIPGTAIFVCERD, from the coding sequence ATGAGCCAAGAGATCCACGGCACCCACTCCGGCGAACCTGCGGAGCCCGAAGCGACCCGGCGCGCGGCCGACGAGGCGGAGAGCAGCCGCGCCAGCCGCGGCTGGTGGGACCGGAACGCCGACGAGTACCAGAACGACCACGGCGGCTTCCTGGGGGACGACCGCTTCGTCTGGGGCCCCGAGGGGCTCGACGAGGCCGAGGCCGGCCTGCTGGGGCCCGCCGCCTCCCTCAAGGGGCTGGACATCCTGGAGATCGGCGCCGGGGCCGCCCAGTGCTCGCGCTGGCTGGCCGCGCAGGGCGCCCGCCCGGTGGCGCTCGACCTCTCCCACCGCCAGCTCCAGCACGCCCTGCGCATCGGCGAGGGGATCCCGCTGGTGGAGGCGGACGCGGGCCGGCTGCCGTTCCGGGACGCCTCCTTCGACCTGGCCTGCTCCGCGTACGGGGCGGTGCCCTTCGTCGCCGATCCCGTACGGGTCTTCCGCGAGGTCCACCGGGTGCTGCGGCCCGGCGGGCGGTGGGTCTTCTCCGTGACGCACCCGATCCGCTGGGCGTTCCCGGACGAGCCGGGGCCCGAGGGCCTCTCCGTCGCCGCCTCCTACTTCGACCGGGTCCCCTACGTCGAGCAGGACGAGGACGGCAACGCGGTCTATGTGGAACACCACCGCACGCTCGGTGACCGGGTGCGGGACGTGGTGGCGGGCGGTTTCCGGCTGCTCGACCTGGTCGAACCGGAATGGCCCGAGTGGAACGACCAGGAGTGGGGCGGCTGGTCCCCGCTCCGGGGCAACCTGATCCCGGGAACGGCGATCTTCGTGTGCGAGCGGGACTGA